A genome region from Bacillota bacterium includes the following:
- a CDS encoding Uma2 family endonuclease, translated as MSQHAPPLQKDWTQDEWLSLPEGPPYYELEGGRLVLMPSPHRRHQQVTGLLFARLYEYCRQHGSGTVVMEVDVALPNGRGYIPDIAFVARERGSMLLTPDGKVRGAPDLVVEVLSPSTRLRDLFTKLEGYQDAGVRFYWVIDPETLLIAEYELTPEGYVLRSHVEGDAVFRPRLFEGLELKLTDLLGD; from the coding sequence ATGAGCCAGCACGCGCCGCCATTACAAAAGGATTGGACTCAGGACGAGTGGCTTTCTCTTCCTGAAGGCCCCCCGTATTACGAGTTAGAAGGAGGCAGGTTAGTCCTCATGCCTTCACCACACCGCAGGCACCAGCAGGTGACTGGTCTCCTCTTTGCTCGCCTGTATGAATATTGCCGTCAGCACGGATCGGGCACGGTGGTGATGGAGGTAGACGTTGCTTTGCCCAACGGGCGGGGATACATCCCTGACATCGCTTTCGTGGCGCGGGAGCGTGGATCGATGCTGTTGACGCCGGACGGGAAAGTGCGTGGGGCGCCCGATTTGGTAGTGGAAGTGCTGTCTCCGTCTACACGCCTGCGCGACCTGTTCACAAAGCTGGAGGGCTATCAGGACGCAGGTGTACGCTTTTACTGGGTCATCGATCCTGAAACCCTGCTGATTGCCGAGTACGAGCTGACTCCCGAAGGCTACGTCTTGCGCAGCCATGTGGAAGGTGATGCCGTCTTCCGCCCGCGTCTTTTCGAGGGACTGGAACTGAAGCTGACTGACTTGCTTGGCGACTAA